ACATCATCGAAAACGCCAATGGTGTTCTGGCAATCGAGTTCTTGAACGTCGCCCAGGCGGCGGATTTCCGTAAGCCAGTTAGACTATCACCCGGTTCGCAGGCGGCCTATGATGTCATCCGTGAACATGTCGAATTTCTCGATGAGGATCGCCCGCTTTATGACGATATCAATAAGCTTACCGAGGTTGTCAGATCCGGTAAAATCCTCGAAGCGGTCGAAAAAGCTGTCGGCGAATTGAAATAGGTTGTGCTGAATGCTGTAAAGAGTCGGATTTCTCCAGCGAGCGTGTGCAACAGGTGAGTTTTCTGCATCAGCCGGTCAATGTTTTTATTGACAATCGGCGCACTGCTCCCAATAATTTAAACAGTTACGGGCTTGTTATCGTCTATTATATGAAGCACGCTGGTTCCTGAGCTTGCCAAACATAATTGCTGGAGATATTATGAGACATTTAGTTGTTTTGATAGTTCTGATCGCTGTCGGCTTAATTGCCTGCGAGACAGATTACAGTTATTACGCCCCGCACGACCCCAATCCGGACAATATTCTGACTCAGGGCGGAGTTGCCTCTGTCGATTATACTGATACTGTTTATATCAATAAGGGCGCGACATTCAAGGTTACGCTGGCGGTTGGTTTGCCCTGTTACAGTTTTTCCAGTTTCGAAACCGAGAAAAATGGTGAAGAGTATTTTATCACACCACATGTTATCCAGACCGAAAAACTATGTGACAGCACCGCTGTAAAATTAACTCGACCTTACGATTTCGAACCGGATGAGCCGGGTGTCTTTTTGATGCATTTCTATCAAACTGATGAGGAATCGTATAATATCCAGGTCACTGTGGTAGAGTAGTCTGAATTGATTAAAAAAGGCCAGCCGAAATGACTGACCTTTTTGCTACACCTCACTAAATCATTCTATTTTTCTTCAGCCAGGATTTTCTCCAGTCTTTGAATATGGCGTCCACCCTCGAATTTCGTGCTCAAAAACAGTTCGACGATCTTTAGTGCTTCAGTCTCGGAGACATACTTGGATGCCAGCGAGAGCACATTGGCGTCATTATGAGAACGGGTCAATTCAGCCATTTCCTCGGACAGGCACAATCCCGAGCGCACGCCTTTGACTTTGTTGGCGGCCATATTCATACCGTTACCGGTCCAGCAGATGTTTATACCGTAATCGACATCGCCGTCGGCCACCGAGTGGGCGACCTTCAAACCGAAATCCGGGTAATCAACTGATTCATCGGAATCGGTGCCGAAATCGACTACCTCCTCTCCCCTTTGCATAAGGTAAGATTTGATCTTCTCTTTGAGGGGATAGCCTTTATGATCTGCACCCAGGGCGATTTTCATCTACGCAGTCACTCCCGCTTTTAATTTATAAATGTCAGCCAGTTGTGGGGATCCTCACCTTTTTCGACCACATCAAAAAATGCTTCCTGGAGTTTCTTGGTGATCGGACCGCGTGATCCCCTGCCGATCGGTATATGATCGATAGTGGCAATCGGGGTTATCTCGGCCGCCGAACCTGTGAAGAAGACCTCATCGGAAACATACAGTGCTTCGCGCGGGATGTTTTCTTCTTTAATGGGGATACCCATATCTTCGGCCAGCTTGATTACCGTCCGACGGGTGATCCCGGCCAGAATCGAAGCGCAGAAAGGCGGTGTAATCAGGGTGCCGTTTCTGACCACGAAGATGTTCTCACCGGATCCCTCGGAGACAAATCCCTGCACGTCCAGACCGATACCTTCGACATAACCATGAGTGATCGCTTCCATCTTGATCATCTGACCACCCAAATAGTTCGCTGCAGTTTTGGCCATGGCCGGAAGAGTGTTGGGGGCGGGCCGATTCCATGACGAAACGCAGACATCGACACCACGTTCGAGCGCGTCCGCACCCAGGTACTTGCCCCAGCGCCAGACCGCGATCGCGACATCGATCGGGCAGTCACCCGGATATACTCCCAGCGACTTATAACCGCGGTAGACTACCGGACGGATATAGCAGTCTTTGAGATCGTTGATCTTTATCAAATCGATGATCGCGTCGTTTATCTGCTCGAGAGTGAAAGGAATCTCCATACGGCAGATCTTGGCCGAATTGAAAAGCCTTTCGGTATGTTCCTGCAAACGAAAGATGGCCGGACCTTTTTTGGTATTGTAGCAACGCGCCCCCTCAAAGACTGAGGAGGAGTAATGGACGACATGCGAGAGGACATGAATTTTGGCGTCATCCCAATTCACCAGCTCGCCGTTCATCCATATTTTATCCACTTTCTCCATACGCCAACTCCTTATTTATTAAGCTGCTTGAGAAGTTCACGGGCGATTACAATGCGCTGAACCTCCGAGGTTCCCTCGCCGATTTCACATAATTTCATATCGCGGAAATAGCGTTCGGCAGGGTAGCGTTCGGTAAAACCGTAAGCGCCCAAAATCTGCATACATTCACGGGTGCAGAAATTAGCCACCTCGGAAGCATATAATTTGCACATAGCCGAGAACTTCGTATATGGAATCTTATTATCTTTCATCCAGGCGGTTTTGTAAATCAGAAGACGTGCCGCTTCGATCCGTGTACCCATATCCGCCAGCTTGAACTGGATCGCCTGATTGCGGTTGATCGGCTTGCCGTACTGGACTCGGCTTTCGGAATATTTGAGCGCCAGATCCAGGGCGGCCTGGGCCAGTCCGAGAGCCATGGCACCGATCGAGATGCGCCCACCGTCGAGAGTGATCATGAACTGCTTGAAGCCCATACCTTCATCACCCATGATATGATTCAACGGGACCTTGACATCATCGAAATGCATATAGGCGGTATCCGAACCGCGGCATCCCAGCTTGTTCTCTTTTTTGCCGGGAGTGAACCCCTCCATCCCCTTCTCGAGAATGAAC
This window of the Candidatus Zixiibacteriota bacterium genome carries:
- the rpiB gene encoding ribose 5-phosphate isomerase B, encoding MKIALGADHKGYPLKEKIKSYLMQRGEEVVDFGTDSDESVDYPDFGLKVAHSVADGDVDYGINICWTGNGMNMAANKVKGVRSGLCLSEEMAELTRSHNDANVLSLASKYVSETEALKIVELFLSTKFEGGRHIQRLEKILAEEK
- a CDS encoding acyl-CoA dehydrogenase, with protein sequence MDYDIKYKDFRADVRAHCEEKIAPHAAEVDREQKFSDEIRKVINDRGWWGCLVRKEYGGLELPTIEYAIIVEEVSRVCGSTGLTLAAHNSLGTFPIQLFGTEDHRKKYLPPAAEKGSLIAFGLTEPEAGSDAGGTKSRAEKKDDHYLLNGTKCWITSATVCEAAIATARTSDEGGVKGISSFILEKGMEGFTPGKKENKLGCRGSDTAYMHFDDVKVPLNHIMGDEGMGFKQFMITLDGGRISIGAMALGLAQAALDLALKYSESRVQYGKPINRNQAIQFKLADMGTRIEAARLLIYKTAWMKDNKIPYTKFSAMCKLYASEVANFCTRECMQILGAYGFTERYPAERYFRDMKLCEIGEGTSEVQRIVIARELLKQLNK
- a CDS encoding branched-chain amino acid transaminase; translated protein: MDKIWMNGELVNWDDAKIHVLSHVVHYSSSVFEGARCYNTKKGPAIFRLQEHTERLFNSAKICRMEIPFTLEQINDAIIDLIKINDLKDCYIRPVVYRGYKSLGVYPGDCPIDVAIAVWRWGKYLGADALERGVDVCVSSWNRPAPNTLPAMAKTAANYLGGQMIKMEAITHGYVEGIGLDVQGFVSEGSGENIFVVRNGTLITPPFCASILAGITRRTVIKLAEDMGIPIKEENIPREALYVSDEVFFTGSAAEITPIATIDHIPIGRGSRGPITKKLQEAFFDVVEKGEDPHNWLTFIN